Proteins encoded in a region of the Campylobacter sp. MIT 99-7217 genome:
- a CDS encoding methylated-DNA--[protein]-cysteine S-methyltransferase, giving the protein MFKLYYLCEFSYILLKSDTQALISAEFCEKKQEEENSCELLEKAFYQLDMYFKRQLFEFKLPLKEQGNGFEAKVYKALCEIPYGKTATYKEIALKIGHKNAFRAVGNANSKNQLPIFVPCHRVVGVNSLGGYTSALKNSLDIKRYLLRLEGIKL; this is encoded by the coding sequence ATGTTTAAATTGTATTATTTATGTGAGTTTTCTTATATTTTGTTAAAAAGTGATACACAAGCACTTATTAGTGCTGAATTTTGCGAAAAAAAGCAAGAAGAAGAAAATTCTTGTGAATTGTTAGAAAAGGCTTTTTATCAGCTTGATATGTATTTTAAAAGACAGCTTTTTGAGTTTAAACTTCCTTTAAAAGAGCAAGGAAATGGCTTTGAAGCAAAGGTTTATAAGGCACTATGTGAAATTCCTTATGGAAAAACGGCAACTTATAAAGAAATCGCTCTTAAAATAGGGCATAAAAATGCCTTTAGGGCAGTGGGCAATGCAAATTCTAAAAATCAATTACCTATTTTTGTGCCTTGTCATAGAGTGGTTGGGGTTAATTCGCTTGGAGGTTATACAAGTGCTTTAAAAAACTCACTTGACATAAAAAGGTATCTTTTAAGACTTGAGGGAATAAAACTTTAA
- a CDS encoding ankyrin repeat domain-containing protein produces MKKIWLLCLFIFFCKADECEFLLQNKNTPVNKEILEAANKCQKSLANQKSTQALFKLANEIRGSNSACAGIHYLSNLQNFKLKLAKISIEKTNFEKRENLKALQDYFEYWAYQSVGNFKLYKDFYNEYEKAKAPLNAFFQKELKLSSKDAKTYTENALNEFFLWAVGETKIFKSLSEIQRVVTRNSLSALRNYIYANTPDSTELSLALRAGLLNNVNLSIIKELLNFGAKIDEGYESALFYALFSLENTKFLLEQGANVNYANSFGKTPLFYAVEFNLKQVSELLISKGANVNAFYINKNEKLALSANVGDSTPYYITLCALEHTSKNVLMHAASFSDTEILKLLVAKGADIKRVDDLGFNALDFALAAGKKENAQYLKSLGLKENENLFYEGSLE; encoded by the coding sequence TTGAAAAAAATATGGCTTTTATGTTTATTTATATTTTTTTGTAAGGCTGATGAATGCGAGTTTTTATTGCAAAACAAAAACACGCCTGTAAATAAAGAAATTTTAGAAGCTGCTAACAAATGTCAAAAATCCTTAGCAAATCAAAAAAGCACTCAAGCACTTTTTAAGCTTGCTAATGAAATTCGTGGCTCAAATAGTGCTTGTGCCGGTATTCACTATCTTTCAAATTTACAAAATTTCAAGCTAAAATTAGCCAAAATTTCCATTGAAAAAACAAATTTTGAAAAAAGAGAAAATTTAAAGGCTTTGCAGGATTATTTTGAGTATTGGGCTTATCAAAGCGTTGGAAATTTCAAGCTTTATAAGGATTTTTATAACGAATACGAAAAAGCCAAAGCACCTTTAAATGCATTCTTTCAAAAAGAGCTTAAACTAAGCTCTAAAGATGCTAAAACTTATACCGAAAATGCCCTAAACGAGTTCTTTTTATGGGCTGTTGGAGAGACAAAAATTTTTAAAAGTCTAAGTGAAATTCAAAGAGTGGTTACTCGCAACAGCCTTAGTGCCTTAAGAAACTATATTTACGCTAACACTCCTGATAGTACTGAACTCAGCCTCGCTTTAAGAGCTGGACTTTTAAACAATGTAAACCTAAGCATTATCAAAGAGCTTTTAAATTTTGGAGCAAAGATTGATGAGGGTTATGAAAGTGCCTTATTTTACGCACTTTTTAGTCTTGAAAATACAAAATTTCTTTTAGAACAGGGTGCAAATGTTAATTATGCTAATTCCTTTGGAAAAACACCCCTATTTTATGCCGTAGAATTTAACCTCAAGCAAGTTAGCGAGCTTCTCATTTCAAAAGGAGCAAATGTTAATGCCTTTTATATCAACAAAAACGAAAAGCTAGCCTTAAGTGCGAATGTTGGAGATAGCACGCCTTACTATATCACACTTTGTGCCTTAGAGCATACTTCAAAAAATGTCCTCATGCACGCCGCAAGCTTTAGCGATACTGAAATTTTAAAGCTTTTAGTGGCTAAAGGAGCTGATATAAAGCGTGTTGATGATCTTGGTTTTAACGCACTTGACTTTGCCCTAGCAGCTGGCAAAAAAGAAAATGCTCAGTATCTAAAAAGTCTTGGACTTAAGGAAAATGAGAATTTATTTTATGAGGGAAGTTTGGAATGA
- a CDS encoding class 1 fructose-bisphosphatase → MTQLLEHIKEAVLQISKELKFPDTSYLSGQNKTGDTQLKLDVKSDQIITEILSKCPSLKALISEEKEEALELNANAKFIVAYDPLDGSSLVDVNFAVGSIFAIYEQKASAKALKAAVYSIYGPRLELVICEDLPRLYRLNSQNEFEFIKELRLENKGKLNSTGGTQKNWSKEHKAFIQSLFDEGYRLRYSGAMVSDLHQILCKGGGLFSYPATSDAPRGKLRAFFEVFPFAYIFEKAGGKSSNGENLSLLELEFDEIHATTPCFFGSNYEISKLLKADQ, encoded by the coding sequence ATGACACAGCTTTTAGAACATATCAAAGAAGCCGTTTTGCAAATTTCAAAAGAGCTTAAATTTCCAGATACAAGCTATTTGAGCGGACAAAATAAAACAGGAGACACCCAGCTAAAGCTTGATGTAAAAAGCGATCAAATCATCACCGAAATTTTAAGCAAATGTCCCAGCTTAAAGGCTTTGATAAGTGAAGAAAAAGAAGAAGCCCTAGAGCTTAATGCTAATGCTAAATTTATCGTTGCTTATGATCCGCTTGATGGCTCTTCTTTGGTTGATGTTAATTTTGCAGTGGGTAGCATTTTTGCCATTTATGAGCAAAAAGCAAGCGCCAAAGCCTTAAAAGCTGCTGTTTATAGCATTTATGGACCTCGCCTTGAGCTTGTTATTTGCGAGGATTTGCCAAGACTTTATAGGTTAAATTCTCAAAATGAATTTGAGTTTATCAAAGAGCTAAGGCTTGAAAATAAAGGTAAGCTAAATTCCACCGGTGGCACGCAAAAAAACTGGAGTAAAGAGCATAAGGCTTTCATTCAAAGCCTTTTTGATGAGGGCTATCGTTTGAGGTATTCAGGTGCTATGGTGAGCGATTTGCACCAAATTTTATGCAAGGGTGGCGGACTTTTTAGCTACCCTGCGACAAGTGATGCACCAAGGGGTAAATTAAGAGCGTTTTTTGAGGTCTTTCCCTTTGCCTATATCTTTGAAAAAGCTGGAGGCAAAAGCAGTAATGGCGAAAATTTATCCTTGCTTGAGCTTGAATTTGATGAAATTCATGCTACAACGCCTTGTTTTTTTGGCTCAAACTATGAAATTTCAAAACTTTTAAAGGCTGATCAATGA
- the mobB gene encoding molybdopterin-guanine dinucleotide biosynthesis protein B — MKKLAMAFSGPSNSGKTSLIEKLAKHFIDEGLKVVILKHDPSDKASFDTQGKDSFKFFQSGADTMVLSPTRTTFFSHSSLSLEQCFKMAGEFDLFLVEGLKSLDLPRISVFCKKLDESYFAFSQAIASYEKPNDERLFWLHLDDIKGICEYILKNAKKIKD, encoded by the coding sequence ATGAAAAAACTCGCAATGGCATTTAGCGGACCTTCAAATTCAGGCAAAACAAGCCTTATTGAAAAGCTTGCAAAGCATTTTATAGATGAGGGGCTTAAGGTTGTTATCTTAAAGCATGATCCAAGCGATAAGGCAAGTTTTGACACGCAGGGTAAGGATAGCTTCAAATTTTTTCAAAGTGGGGCTGATACTATGGTGCTAAGCCCTACTCGAACAACTTTTTTCTCGCATTCAAGCCTAAGCTTAGAGCAGTGTTTTAAAATGGCTGGCGAGTTTGATTTGTTTTTAGTTGAGGGGCTTAAGAGCCTTGATTTACCGCGTATAAGTGTTTTTTGTAAAAAACTTGATGAGAGTTATTTTGCTTTTTCGCAAGCCATTGCAAGCTATGAAAAGCCAAATGATGAAAGGCTTTTTTGGCTTCATTTAGATGATATAAAGGGTATTTGCGAGTATATTTTAAAAAATGCTAAAAAAATAAAGGATTAA
- the metG gene encoding methionine--tRNA ligase, whose protein sequence is MRYLTTPIYYVNDVPHLGHAYTTIIADTLARFYRLQGEETLFLTGTDEHGQKIEQAASQRNSSPKEYADKISLEFKKLWDKFEISYDIYARTTDQRHIDLVKAMFLKMFENEDIYKGEYEGHYCISCESFFTKTQLHVNETCPDCGKATNLVKEESYFFKLSKYQEKILKWYEEADPILPKNKKNELINFVQSGLKDLSITRTSFDWGIKLPQNLQDDKHVIYVWLDALFIYVSSLDYLNSGKNAKFWPAHIHLVGKDILKFHAIYWPAFLMSVDLPLPKFIAAHGWWTKDGEKMSKSKGNVIKPKEVVDAYGMEAFRYFLLREVPFGNDGDFNEQALINRINSELSNELGNLLSRIVGMSAKYSDNKISCKDIHTFFQSELELCKEYLKNAINHIEQVQINKYLEELFKALSLANLSISKYEPWNLIKNQETQKANALVALCANILAKVCILLSPTLPKSCEKIAKALNFELNTSNYVNLVLNDDLYDFETTSCEPLFIKIEKPLLAQAVSIEKEIKQESPKIKIDDFAKIEIKVALVKNCENIKGSEKLLRFDLELENGEQRQVLSGIAKFYKPQDLINTQVCVLTNLKKAKIFGYESDGMILSAKSGDKLVLISPKELVQNGSLIG, encoded by the coding sequence ATGAGATATTTAACTACGCCAATTTATTATGTCAATGATGTGCCACACTTAGGACATGCTTATACAACGATAATTGCCGATACTCTAGCAAGATTTTACCGCTTGCAAGGCGAGGAAACGCTTTTTTTAACAGGTACTGATGAACATGGACAAAAGATAGAACAAGCCGCAAGTCAAAGAAATTCAAGCCCCAAAGAATACGCCGATAAAATCAGCCTTGAGTTTAAAAAACTTTGGGACAAATTTGAAATAAGCTATGATATTTACGCAAGAACGACAGATCAAAGGCATATTGATCTTGTTAAGGCTATGTTTTTAAAAATGTTTGAAAATGAAGATATTTACAAGGGAGAATACGAGGGGCATTACTGCATTTCTTGCGAAAGCTTTTTTACCAAAACTCAGCTTCATGTCAATGAAACTTGCCCTGATTGTGGCAAGGCTACAAATTTAGTCAAGGAAGAAAGCTATTTTTTTAAACTCTCAAAATATCAAGAAAAAATCCTAAAATGGTATGAAGAAGCTGATCCGATCTTACCTAAAAACAAAAAAAACGAGCTGATTAATTTCGTTCAAAGCGGGCTTAAAGATCTTTCTATCACAAGAACAAGCTTTGATTGGGGGATAAAACTTCCTCAAAATTTACAAGATGATAAGCATGTTATTTATGTTTGGCTTGATGCTTTGTTTATTTATGTCAGTTCTCTTGATTATTTAAATTCAGGAAAAAATGCGAAATTTTGGCCTGCACACATTCATTTAGTGGGCAAAGATATTTTGAAATTTCATGCGATTTATTGGCCTGCTTTTTTGATGAGTGTTGATTTACCCTTGCCTAAATTTATCGCAGCACATGGCTGGTGGACAAAAGATGGCGAAAAAATGAGTAAATCAAAGGGCAATGTCATCAAGCCTAAAGAAGTTGTCGATGCTTATGGAATGGAAGCTTTTAGATATTTTTTATTAAGAGAAGTTCCCTTTGGAAATGACGGGGATTTTAACGAACAAGCCCTAATCAACCGCATAAATTCAGAGCTTTCAAACGAACTTGGAAATTTACTCAGTCGTATCGTGGGCATGAGTGCAAAATATAGTGATAACAAAATATCTTGCAAAGATATTCACACCTTTTTTCAAAGCGAACTTGAACTTTGCAAAGAATATCTTAAAAACGCCATAAATCACATAGAGCAAGTACAAATAAACAAATACCTAGAAGAGCTTTTCAAAGCCTTGAGCCTAGCAAATTTAAGCATAAGCAAATACGAACCTTGGAATCTCATCAAAAACCAAGAAACACAAAAGGCAAATGCCCTAGTAGCCTTATGTGCAAATATCTTAGCTAAGGTTTGTATTTTGCTCTCCCCTACTCTGCCAAAAAGTTGCGAAAAAATAGCTAAGGCTTTAAATTTTGAGCTTAATACCTCAAACTATGTAAATTTGGTGCTTAATGATGATTTGTATGATTTTGAAACCACAAGTTGTGAGCCTTTATTTATAAAGATCGAAAAACCTTTACTTGCACAAGCTGTAAGCATAGAAAAAGAAATAAAACAAGAAAGTCCAAAAATAAAAATCGATGATTTTGCTAAGATTGAAATCAAAGTTGCCTTAGTTAAAAACTGCGAAAATATCAAGGGTAGCGAAAAGCTTTTGCGTTTTGATCTTGAGCTTGAAAATGGCGAACAAAGGCAAGTTCTCTCAGGCATAGCTAAATTTTACAAACCTCAAGATCTTATCAACACGCAAGTTTGCGTGCTGACAAATCTTAAAAAAGCTAAAATTTTTGGCTATGAAAGCGATGGTATGATTTTAAGTGCAAAAAGTGGGGATAAGCTTGTGTTGATAAGTCCTAAAGAACTCGTGCAAAATGGCTCTTTGATAGGCTAA
- a CDS encoding major outer membrane protein, whose protein sequence is MKITKLSIASIFLLGSFTTANALALEDAIRNVDFSGMARYRYDTGRWSNLTTFDPSTAGAIGGQQQHEFKAQLGFNAHIADEFRIFGQLQYDPIYEGGYGVNNNRADTSKSLVFRQGFFEYINQDYAISALIGRQELGTIWTDDMVGIAGKLAVEYIDGTTFGAFWIDGFEDDTDRSFMNYDDEDGNSVQTQLGRKSNPSDFLFRQNMYGAMFTGSYDLGGASLDSQLWLAYLNKRATLYAADITYSLNVDEEIVWGIQASYLGNSVHTNLKTYFTNQNNETTIDNGTLISLKGTLEGYGFDGTLGGLRYGKKQKFTLNTIEDLGAAGVDAGKEIFYTKGAYLATALGESTFAYMGAGYTFPGNIRLGAQYIFGGTKIGTTNGYEQGGGKKRELVGELTYNYNKNLSFNAWYSNLTHKNDMPGSVDMSKNTIQLEILYEF, encoded by the coding sequence ATGAAAATTACAAAACTAAGTATAGCAAGCATTTTCTTGCTTGGAAGCTTTACAACAGCAAATGCTTTAGCTCTTGAAGATGCTATTAGAAATGTTGATTTTTCCGGTATGGCAAGATACCGCTATGATACGGGAAGATGGAGCAATCTTACAACCTTTGATCCAAGCACTGCAGGAGCTATTGGGGGACAACAACAACACGAATTTAAAGCCCAATTGGGTTTTAATGCTCATATTGCCGATGAATTTAGGATCTTTGGACAACTTCAATACGATCCAATCTATGAGGGTGGATATGGTGTAAATAACAATAGAGCAGATACGAGCAAAAGCCTTGTTTTTCGTCAAGGATTTTTTGAATACATTAACCAAGATTACGCTATTTCAGCACTTATAGGTCGTCAAGAACTAGGCACTATATGGACTGATGATATGGTTGGGATTGCTGGAAAATTAGCTGTTGAATACATTGATGGCACGACTTTTGGAGCATTTTGGATTGATGGCTTTGAAGATGATACTGATAGAAGTTTTATGAACTATGATGATGAGGATGGAAATTCAGTTCAAACGCAACTTGGAAGAAAAAGCAATCCAAGCGATTTTCTTTTTAGACAAAATATGTATGGTGCTATGTTCACGGGATCGTATGACTTAGGTGGTGCAAGCTTAGATAGCCAACTTTGGCTTGCTTATCTTAACAAAAGAGCCACTCTTTATGCTGCTGATATAACTTATAGTTTAAATGTCGATGAAGAGATAGTATGGGGCATACAAGCAAGCTATCTTGGAAACTCAGTACATACAAATTTAAAAACATATTTTACAAACCAAAACAACGAAACAACTATTGATAATGGAACACTCATATCGCTTAAAGGCACTTTAGAAGGATACGGCTTTGATGGTACTTTGGGCGGACTTCGCTATGGTAAAAAACAAAAATTTACACTCAATACCATAGAAGATCTTGGAGCAGCCGGCGTTGATGCGGGTAAGGAAATTTTTTATACTAAGGGTGCTTACTTAGCTACTGCTCTTGGAGAAAGCACCTTTGCTTATATGGGTGCTGGATATACTTTTCCGGGAAATATCAGACTAGGCGCTCAATACATCTTTGGAGGAACTAAAATTGGAACTACTAATGGTTATGAACAAGGTGGAGGCAAAAAAAGAGAGCTTGTTGGTGAATTAACTTATAATTATAATAAAAATCTAAGCTTTAATGCTTGGTACTCAAATCTTACTCACAAAAATGATATGCCCGGAAGCGTAGATATGAGTAAAAATACTATCCAACTTGAAATTCTTTACGAATTCTAA
- a CDS encoding bifunctional aconitate hydratase 2/2-methylisocitrate dehydratase yields MSFMQEYEKLKAERESLGIPPLPLNAEQTKELCELLSKEKDENLAFLLENRVSPGVDDAALVKCEFLDSILKGKINSPCIDKQRALKMLETMLGGYNVKVLIDALKDESIAKDAANVLKNIIFVHDNFNIIAELSKSNAHAKEVLQSWAEAEWFEKKEKLPEVIKCVVFKVAGETNTDDLSPAGDAFTRSDIPLHANAMLKVRQAGSLEKIKELKKSGREVVYVGDVVGTGSSRKSAINSIQWHLGKEIKGVPNKHSGGIVMGATIAPIFFNTAQDSGALPIVCDVSKLEMGDEFEIHPYEGKIIKNGEEIAKFNLSPNTILDEVRAGGRIPLIIGRGLCAKAREVLGLGHENIFIKPKQPETSSGGYTLSQKMLGRACGVEGVRAGMYIEPLTLTVGSQDTTGPMTRDEIKELASLGFNADFVMQSFCHTAAYPKVSDSNLHKTLPNFMTSRGGVSLKPGDGVIHSWLNRFVLPDTVGTGGDSHTRFPIGISFPAGSGLVAFAAVTGSMPLNVPESVLVRFSGELQPGVTLRDLVNAIPYYAIKDGQLTVEKKNKKNIFAGKILEIEGLPNLKVEQAFELSDASAERSAAACSVDLSIESVSEYIKSNITLIEAMVKAGYENKATLERRAEKMRKWLENPTLLKADKDAKYAYVLDINLNEIKEPILACPNDPDDVATLSEILADPKRAKHIDEVFVGSCMTNIGHYRALGEILKNKGMLKTRLWVVPPTKMDKAQLTSEGYYSVFGAAGARIEVPGCSLCMGNQARVNDGAIVFSTSTRNFDNRMGMGAQVYLGSAELGAVCAILGRLPSTDEYLQIVKDKISDENKANIYKYLNFNEIKDFELEE; encoded by the coding sequence ATGAGTTTCATGCAAGAATATGAAAAGTTAAAAGCAGAACGAGAAAGTTTAGGTATTCCTCCACTTCCATTAAATGCAGAGCAAACCAAAGAACTTTGCGAGCTTTTGAGTAAAGAAAAAGATGAAAATTTAGCCTTTTTACTTGAAAATCGCGTGAGTCCGGGCGTTGATGATGCAGCCTTGGTTAAATGCGAGTTTTTAGATAGCATTTTAAAGGGCAAGATAAATTCTCCATGTATAGACAAACAAAGAGCGTTGAAAATGCTAGAAACCATGCTTGGCGGTTATAATGTCAAGGTTTTAATCGACGCTTTAAAAGATGAAAGCATAGCAAAAGACGCAGCCAATGTGCTTAAAAATATCATTTTCGTGCATGATAATTTCAATATCATCGCCGAACTTAGCAAGAGCAATGCTCACGCAAAAGAAGTTTTGCAAAGCTGGGCAGAGGCTGAGTGGTTTGAGAAAAAAGAAAAACTCCCTGAAGTCATTAAATGCGTGGTTTTTAAGGTAGCTGGTGAAACAAATACCGATGATTTAAGCCCAGCCGGTGATGCTTTTACAAGAAGTGATATACCCTTGCATGCAAATGCTATGCTTAAGGTGCGTCAAGCAGGATCTTTAGAAAAGATCAAAGAGCTTAAGAAAAGCGGTCGTGAGGTCGTATATGTAGGCGATGTCGTAGGAACAGGCTCAAGTAGAAAATCAGCTATAAATTCTATACAATGGCACTTAGGCAAAGAAATCAAAGGTGTTCCAAACAAACACAGCGGTGGTATTGTTATGGGAGCGACCATAGCACCGATATTTTTTAACACAGCTCAAGATAGTGGTGCTTTGCCTATAGTTTGCGATGTAAGCAAGCTTGAAATGGGCGATGAGTTTGAAATCCACCCTTATGAGGGAAAGATCATCAAAAACGGCGAAGAAATCGCTAAATTTAACCTCTCTCCAAACACCATTTTAGACGAAGTTAGAGCAGGAGGAAGAATTCCTCTTATCATAGGTCGTGGGCTTTGTGCTAAGGCTAGAGAAGTTTTAGGGCTTGGACATGAAAATATCTTTATCAAACCAAAACAACCAGAAACAAGCAGCGGTGGCTATACTTTGTCTCAAAAAATGCTAGGACGAGCCTGTGGCGTTGAGGGAGTTAGAGCTGGCATGTATATAGAGCCACTTACGCTAACAGTTGGCTCTCAAGATACCACAGGACCTATGACTAGAGATGAGATCAAAGAGCTTGCTTCGCTTGGTTTTAATGCTGATTTTGTTATGCAAAGCTTTTGTCATACTGCTGCTTATCCTAAGGTAAGTGATTCAAATTTACACAAAACCCTGCCAAATTTCATGACAAGCAGAGGCGGTGTAAGCTTAAAGCCGGGCGATGGAGTCATTCACTCATGGCTTAACCGCTTTGTTTTGCCTGATACGGTTGGTACAGGCGGGGATTCGCATACTCGTTTTCCTATCGGCATTTCTTTTCCAGCAGGCAGTGGGCTTGTCGCCTTTGCAGCAGTAACAGGCTCTATGCCTTTAAATGTGCCTGAAAGCGTTTTAGTGCGTTTTAGTGGCGAGCTTCAACCAGGAGTTACCCTAAGAGATCTTGTTAATGCTATCCCTTATTATGCGATCAAAGATGGACAACTCACAGTCGAAAAGAAAAACAAAAAAAATATCTTCGCAGGCAAAATCCTAGAGATAGAGGGCTTGCCAAATTTAAAAGTCGAGCAAGCTTTTGAGCTAAGCGATGCGAGCGCTGAAAGAAGTGCGGCTGCTTGTAGTGTTGATTTAAGCATTGAAAGTGTGAGTGAATACATCAAATCAAATATCACTCTTATCGAAGCTATGGTAAAAGCAGGCTATGAAAACAAAGCCACCCTTGAAAGAAGGGCTGAAAAAATGAGAAAATGGCTTGAAAACCCTACCCTTTTAAAAGCCGATAAGGACGCAAAATACGCCTATGTGCTAGATATCAACCTAAATGAAATCAAAGAGCCTATCCTAGCTTGCCCAAATGATCCTGATGATGTGGCAACCTTAAGCGAAATTTTAGCTGATCCTAAAAGAGCAAAACACATCGATGAAGTTTTTGTTGGCTCTTGTATGACAAACATCGGTCATTATAGAGCCTTAGGCGAAATTTTGAAAAACAAAGGCATGCTTAAAACAAGACTTTGGGTAGTGCCACCGACAAAAATGGACAAGGCTCAGCTTACAAGCGAGGGTTATTACAGCGTATTTGGTGCTGCTGGCGCTAGGATAGAAGTTCCGGGCTGTTCGCTTTGCATGGGAAATCAAGCACGCGTAAATGACGGAGCCATAGTCTTTTCAACCTCGACAAGAAATTTTGATAACAGAATGGGAATGGGCGCTCAAGTTTATCTTGGTAGTGCCGAGCTTGGTGCAGTTTGTGCTATTTTAGGGCGTTTGCCAAGTACTGATGAGTATTTGCAAATCGTAAAAGATAAGATCAGCGATGAAAATAAGGCAAATATTTACAAGTATCTAAATTTCAACGAGATCAAAGATTTTGAACTTGAAGAATAA
- a CDS encoding lytic transglycosylase domain-containing protein: MKRIILSLAFAFISLFAQSPYDLKTLKTKENSLAKDYYIYRLFEENKISKQEAKTLRPHIFRYAGKLRKELEKFVPTRAFVDPKYVKCFNYTKSTILDANATCQIYRLNSLAFISSLSEQTRNTLAYNLKNHRDLSLLLRAFNQTNALNFLIENNNTTHFVKVYNHFNTPDISLNKDYVNELAKQKSFNNFSQKLIIKQNLPKLRSSFLLIDPQNTSEETAFHLGVNALTLNEEIKAVNFFQKAYESFKMQSKKDNALFWVYQISKDDKKLELLSKSSSLNIYSIYAKELKNVEIKEFTILKAKDKKNDFNMKDPFLWQSLAKKIQNAGTKELEKMAGEFNSQDTLPIYAYILERVDNFRKNYFIMPYFEYLKDYNIPRQALILAIARQESRFIPSAVSTSYALGMMQFMPYVATHIAQKELKIENFDPDEMFEPKTAYFFANHHLDYLEARLKNPVFIAYAYNGGIGFTNKMLKGSFFKPGKFEPFLSMELVPYQESRNYAKKVLANYIVYRHLLNDNIKISSIFESLIQSTEN, encoded by the coding sequence ATGAAGAGGATTATTTTAAGCCTTGCTTTTGCTTTTATTAGTCTTTTTGCTCAAAGTCCTTATGATTTAAAAACACTTAAAACGAAAGAAAATTCTTTAGCGAAGGATTATTATATTTATAGACTTTTTGAAGAAAATAAAATTTCAAAGCAAGAAGCAAAGACTTTGCGTCCTCATATCTTTCGTTATGCTGGCAAACTAAGAAAAGAACTTGAAAAATTTGTTCCTACTCGTGCTTTTGTTGATCCAAAATATGTCAAGTGCTTCAATTACACCAAAAGCACCATTTTAGATGCAAACGCGACCTGTCAAATTTACCGCCTTAATTCCCTTGCTTTCATATCAAGTCTAAGTGAGCAAACAAGAAATACTCTAGCTTATAATTTAAAAAACCATAGGGATTTAAGTTTACTTCTAAGAGCTTTTAATCAAACAAATGCTCTAAATTTCTTGATCGAAAATAACAATACAACTCATTTTGTAAAGGTATATAATCATTTCAACACTCCTGATATAAGCTTAAATAAGGACTATGTTAATGAACTCGCAAAACAAAAATCATTTAATAATTTTTCTCAAAAACTTATCATCAAACAAAATCTTCCTAAGCTAAGAAGCTCCTTTCTTCTTATTGATCCTCAAAACACGAGTGAAGAAACAGCCTTTCATCTAGGTGTAAATGCACTTACTTTAAATGAAGAAATAAAGGCTGTAAATTTCTTCCAAAAAGCCTATGAAAGCTTTAAAATGCAAAGTAAAAAAGATAATGCCTTATTTTGGGTATATCAAATTTCAAAAGATGATAAAAAACTAGAACTTTTGAGCAAAAGCTCTTCTTTAAACATTTATAGTATCTATGCTAAGGAGCTTAAAAATGTGGAAATCAAAGAATTTACCATTCTAAAAGCTAAGGATAAAAAAAATGATTTTAACATGAAAGATCCTTTTTTATGGCAAAGTTTAGCTAAAAAGATTCAAAATGCTGGAACAAAAGAGCTTGAAAAAATGGCTGGGGAATTTAACAGCCAAGATACCTTACCTATATATGCTTACATACTTGAAAGGGTGGATAATTTTAGAAAAAATTATTTTATTATGCCCTATTTTGAATATCTAAAAGATTATAACATTCCAAGACAGGCTCTTATTTTGGCTATCGCAAGGCAGGAGAGTAGATTTATCCCAAGTGCTGTTTCTACTTCTTATGCTCTTGGTATGATGCAATTTATGCCTTATGTGGCTACGCATATTGCCCAAAAGGAACTAAAGATAGAAAATTTCGATCCTGATGAAATGTTTGAGCCAAAAACAGCGTATTTTTTTGCTAATCATCATTTAGACTATCTTGAGGCAAGACTTAAAAATCCTGTATTTATAGCCTATGCCTATAATGGAGGTATAGGATTTACAAACAAAATGCTTAAGGGTTCTTTTTTTAAACCGGGTAAATTTGAGCCTTTTTTATCTATGGAGCTTGTGCCTTATCAAGAAAGTAGGAACTACGCAAAAAAGGTTTTGGCTAATTATATTGTGTATCGACATCTTCTGAACGATAATATAAAGATTTCGAGTATTTTTGAAAGTTTAATTCAAAGCACTGAGAATTGA
- a CDS encoding YggT family protein, producing MEFLGLSLLASIISVIQILINAYMWVIIIAALISWVSPDPYNPIVQILYKLAAPAYRLVSFIPTRIGSIDLAPLVIIIILQFISILLGRLSQGI from the coding sequence ATGGAATTTTTGGGCTTATCTTTACTTGCTTCTATCATTAGCGTTATACAGATTCTTATCAATGCTTATATGTGGGTTATCATTATCGCAGCGCTCATTTCTTGGGTGAGTCCTGATCCTTACAATCCCATAGTGCAAATTCTTTATAAGCTTGCAGCACCTGCTTATAGACTTGTTAGTTTTATACCTACTCGTATAGGTAGCATTGACTTAGCTCCGCTTGTTATTATCATCATCTTGCAATTTATCAGCATTTTGCTTGGAAGATTATCACAAGGAATTTAA